A region of Candidatus Binatus sp. DNA encodes the following proteins:
- a CDS encoding MbtH family protein — translation MNSDGWEDSATYRVVVNHEEQYSIWPSERKVPLGWTVTGKTGSKTECLAYIKEVWTDMRPLSLREQMEQRDKQRHSSKS, via the coding sequence ATGAATAGTGACGGCTGGGAAGACTCGGCAACATACAGAGTCGTCGTCAATCATGAAGAGCAGTACTCTATCTGGCCCTCCGAAAGGAAAGTTCCTCTTGGCTGGACGGTCACAGGCAAGACCGGTTCCAAGACCGAATGCCTGGCTTATATTAAGGAAGTGTGGACCGACATGAGACCGCTAAGTCTGAGAGAACAAATGGAGCAGCGCGACAAACAGCGCCATTCATCAAAGAGTTAA
- a CDS encoding amino acid adenylation domain-containing protein, giving the protein MDVIEGFRLSPQQRHLWSLQQAGDQLPYRAQCAVLIEGSLNLQVLKAVLRDISDRYEILRTGFRCPQGTNIPLQAVNEQSAPWIEECNLSNRDTSRQEAEIEALFEKVGRIPFDLANGPVLRISLLTLAADRHMLLVNLPSLCADAASLRILVREISRRYSGFVRCEEPSGDPSQYADLAEWENNLLESEETHEGNKHWREADGSAFRVPKFSFEKRPSARAAFEPRILASPVNLELTPKIKKLVARYDASASAFFLACWQILLWRLTGESDFVVGLACDGRTYEGLQEALGPFAKTLPVQFQLEEQLRFSEVLERTNRSAREAVEWQEYFDSEQLTRLDAEIEPCRFFPVAFEFQDADANHTEGATIFSIQKQYSCFDRFKLKLSCPQRGGLLVAELHYDSSFFSAEDVDRLAQEFRTLLESVCANPESPIADLDIVSPDEQRQLLVEFNDRRTDYPESKCIHELFAQRARQQPENVALVFQNRRLTYAELEARANQLAYHLQGLGVGAEVPVAICMDRSLEMVVGILGILKAGGAYVPLDPEYPKERIAYVMEDARAQVLLTQKTLRNIMPELGIAVVCVDSDWETIARHGENIPQANATAKSLAYVIYTSGSTGQPKGVMVEHGGLTNAVNWIMETLELSSSDRCLLKTPITFDAAGRELLATLLAGGTLIVAEPGGHRDSRYLADTIRSERISILHCVPSLLRLLVEEPAFDESLALRAVMCGGEALAPQIVTRLQSRVGAKLYNVYGPTETIIDSTYWPCEEYSPDCAAPIGRPIPNAQAYILDDLLRLLPIGVAGNLYIGGVGMARGYVRRPDLTAEKFIPDPFSGQPGARLYKTGDLALYRPDGNIEFLGRSDHQVKIRGFRIEPGEIEGTLGQHPAVLQAIVQAQEVGAGAKRLVAYVVAERESRPTASELRSFLKDKLPEHMVPAVFVLLDAFPLTANGKVNRRALPTPDDRRPELDQVFVACRTPTEELLATIWSQVLSVERVGIYDNFFQLGGHSLLATQVVSRIREAFQVEMPLRRLFEAPTVAGLAESIDVGCGAGLLASPIVPVPRDGELPLSFAQQRLWFIDQLEPGGSVYNFPAAVRLKGPLNMAALKQSLDEIVKRHEALRTTFAIVDGRPVQVIAPLLSLTLPIVDLRELPEPERESEVQRLATNEARRPFDLAEGPLVRATVLRLGEAEHVGLLTMHHIVSDGWSTGILIREMAVLYDAFCSDRPASLPELPIQYADFAHWQRIWLQDEVLDTQLAYWKHQLLGAPPLLEVLTDHPRPALQTFHGAHQAILLPKALGDALKALSRQEGVTLFMTLLAAFQLLLHGYTDQDDVVVGTPTANRNRLEIEGLIGFFVNTLVLRTDFSDNPTFRNLLRRVREVCLGAYAHQDLPFERLVEELHPTRDLSRNPLFQVMFVLQNASLQPVELPGLSLSPVEVDTGTTHFDLTMHIVDTDQGLVGTLAYNTDLFEAVTITRMLGCFRTLLEAVAATPERRVSDLPLITETERQQLLVDWNDNRADCPKGLCIHQLFEAQVARTPDATALVLENQQLTYDELNRRANQLANHLRLLGVRPELPVAICLKPSVEMVVGLLGILKAGGVYLPLDPAYPKERLAFMLEDAEVPVILTREALLVGLPEHHAKVVCLDSDSEVITQRSKENPVCLTTPENLAYVIYTSGSTGQPKGVLVSHASIAAHCLSVQRYYELDSSDKVLQFASLSFDVSLEQMLPTLIVGATLVMMTTDVWRTTAFYKVSSECGLTVLNIPTGYWQELAREWADVSELVPNIQPRVFIVGGDTMLPEFLDLWQRTPMSSIRLINAYGPTETTITATAFEVASRLREPSALHRIPIGRPLTNRETYILNKYGDPVPVGVPGELYIGGDCLARGYLKRPDLTARNFVPNPFSSEPGTRLYKTGDLARYLFDGNIEFLGRIDDQVKIRGFRIELGEIEAALRQHPAVRETVVLAWENAPGEKKLVAYVVAEGESPPTASELRVFLKERLPNYMMPAVFVPLGALPLMRNGKVNRSALPEPGRARFEPGRSFVAPRNALERQLTSLWEEVLGIRPIGVTDNFFELGGHSLAAVRLFSLIEKRLGKKVPLATVFQGATVEHLAKILHQHAKVPPHSSLVAIQPGGNRRPFFLIHPAGGHVFPYVHLAHYLGSNQPSYGLQARGLEEGQEPHARIEDMAAYYIEALRTVQPWGPYLLGGWSMGGVVALEMAQQFQAQGQTVALLALLDTRIPTADEELDDEDFDARLLIDFVRYFGLSLDLRDSLARLPKHELLERVLEHAKRAGLMPSDIDVSQAQPFIELCKADFRATQNYALHRYPGRITLFKAGQELAGTSSDPALGWSDWAAGGVDVHIVPGNHATMVYKPHVEVLAEKLRACLDQAQATEGWFADGANPPIRSMKDAI; this is encoded by the coding sequence ATGGACGTGATCGAAGGGTTCCGGCTTTCACCTCAGCAGAGGCATCTGTGGTCACTGCAGCAGGCCGGCGACCAACTGCCGTATCGTGCGCAATGCGCCGTCCTCATCGAGGGCAGCCTCAACCTGCAGGTTCTAAAGGCTGTCCTGCGGGACATCTCCGACCGGTACGAGATCCTCCGAACCGGCTTTCGTTGTCCGCAGGGAACAAACATTCCTCTCCAGGCGGTGAACGAGCAAAGTGCGCCCTGGATAGAGGAATGCAACTTGAGCAACCGGGACACCTCACGCCAAGAGGCGGAAATCGAGGCGCTGTTTGAGAAGGTTGGCCGGATTCCCTTCGACCTTGCGAACGGTCCGGTTCTGCGCATCTCTTTGCTGACCCTTGCGGCCGACCGGCACATGTTGCTCGTCAATCTGCCATCGCTGTGTGCGGATGCGGCATCGCTCAGGATTCTGGTGCGTGAGATTAGCCGCCGCTATTCCGGTTTCGTACGTTGCGAGGAACCATCAGGCGACCCCAGTCAATATGCCGATCTCGCCGAGTGGGAAAATAACTTGTTGGAATCGGAAGAAACGCACGAAGGAAATAAACACTGGCGCGAAGCGGACGGCTCAGCTTTCCGCGTTCCGAAGTTTTCTTTCGAAAAGCGACCTTCCGCAAGGGCGGCCTTCGAGCCCCGGATTCTGGCGTCGCCGGTCAATCTTGAGTTGACCCCGAAGATTAAAAAGCTCGTGGCCAGGTATGATGCTTCGGCCTCTGCGTTCTTCCTGGCTTGTTGGCAAATCCTGCTCTGGCGTCTCACTGGCGAATCAGACTTTGTGGTCGGCTTGGCGTGCGATGGGCGTACTTACGAAGGGCTGCAGGAAGCGCTGGGCCCGTTTGCAAAGACTTTGCCTGTTCAATTCCAGCTCGAAGAGCAGCTTCGGTTCAGTGAAGTTCTGGAACGGACTAATAGATCGGCGCGAGAAGCCGTTGAATGGCAGGAGTATTTCGACTCTGAACAACTTACTCGATTGGATGCCGAAATCGAGCCGTGCCGCTTCTTTCCGGTAGCTTTTGAATTCCAGGATGCGGACGCGAATCATACCGAGGGCGCCACGATATTTTCCATTCAGAAGCAATACAGCTGTTTTGACCGGTTCAAGTTGAAACTCTCCTGCCCGCAGCGAGGGGGCCTTCTGGTCGCGGAGCTTCACTACGATTCCAGCTTTTTTAGCGCGGAGGATGTCGACCGCCTGGCGCAAGAGTTCCGCACTCTGCTCGAGAGTGTCTGCGCAAATCCGGAATCGCCAATCGCAGATCTGGATATCGTGAGCCCCGACGAGCAGCGCCAGCTGCTGGTTGAGTTCAACGATAGGCGAACCGACTACCCTGAAAGCAAGTGTATCCACGAGCTCTTCGCGCAACGGGCCCGGCAACAGCCAGAGAATGTAGCGCTCGTTTTTCAGAACCGCCGTTTGACCTACGCTGAACTCGAGGCTCGCGCCAATCAACTTGCGTATCACCTGCAAGGTCTCGGTGTCGGAGCGGAAGTTCCAGTCGCAATCTGCATGGACCGTTCGCTGGAGATGGTCGTGGGGATCCTTGGCATTCTTAAGGCGGGCGGAGCTTACGTGCCGTTGGATCCGGAGTATCCCAAAGAGCGCATAGCCTACGTGATGGAAGATGCTCGCGCGCAGGTGCTGCTGACTCAGAAAACTCTGCGGAACATTATGCCGGAGCTTGGAATCGCGGTGGTGTGCGTGGATTCGGACTGGGAAACCATCGCCAGGCATGGCGAAAACATCCCGCAGGCTAACGCAACCGCCAAAAGCCTCGCGTACGTGATTTACACTTCAGGTTCGACCGGACAGCCGAAGGGAGTAATGGTCGAACACGGCGGACTGACTAATGCTGTCAACTGGATAATGGAGACACTGGAGCTGTCATCCAGCGACCGCTGTCTTTTGAAGACTCCCATCACCTTCGATGCCGCTGGACGCGAATTGCTCGCGACGCTGTTGGCGGGAGGAACCCTGATAGTTGCGGAACCTGGCGGTCATCGTGATAGCCGATACCTGGCAGACACCATCCGCAGCGAGCGAATCTCAATTCTTCACTGCGTGCCATCGCTTCTCCGGCTTCTGGTTGAGGAGCCCGCCTTCGACGAAAGCCTCGCCCTGCGCGCTGTGATGTGCGGCGGTGAGGCGTTGGCGCCCCAGATCGTCACGCGGCTCCAAAGCCGCGTTGGGGCGAAGCTGTACAATGTGTATGGGCCGACTGAGACAATCATCGATTCTACATATTGGCCGTGCGAAGAATACAGCCCTGATTGTGCAGCTCCTATCGGACGACCTATACCGAACGCACAAGCATATATTTTAGATGACCTGCTTCGCCTGCTTCCGATCGGCGTCGCGGGTAACTTGTACATCGGCGGCGTGGGCATGGCGCGAGGCTATGTCAGGCGCCCTGATTTGACCGCTGAGAAGTTTATTCCAGATCCCTTCAGCGGGCAGCCGGGAGCGCGGCTGTATAAGACCGGGGACCTCGCGCTCTACCGGCCGGACGGAAACATCGAGTTCCTGGGTCGTAGCGATCATCAGGTCAAGATCCGCGGGTTCCGAATCGAGCCTGGCGAAATCGAGGGGACACTCGGACAGCACCCGGCCGTGCTGCAGGCTATTGTACAGGCTCAGGAAGTTGGGGCCGGAGCGAAACGGCTGGTGGCCTATGTAGTCGCCGAGCGAGAGTCACGTCCCACCGCCAGCGAGCTGCGCAGTTTTCTAAAGGACAAGCTGCCCGAGCACATGGTGCCAGCGGTCTTCGTGCTACTGGACGCCTTCCCGCTGACCGCTAACGGTAAGGTAAACCGCCGCGCACTGCCGACACCCGATGACCGGCGGCCCGAGCTGGACCAGGTATTCGTGGCATGTCGCACGCCTACGGAAGAGCTGCTCGCCACGATATGGAGCCAGGTCCTGAGCGTCGAACGGGTGGGCATCTACGATAACTTTTTTCAGCTAGGTGGGCACTCGCTGTTGGCTACCCAGGTCGTTTCCCGAATCCGCGAAGCCTTCCAGGTGGAGATGCCGCTGCGCCGCCTGTTCGAAGCGCCCACCGTTGCCGGCCTGGCTGAAAGCATTGATGTAGGCTGCGGAGCAGGACTACTGGCTTCCCCCATCGTGCCTGTTCCTCGGGACGGGGAACTACCTCTGTCCTTTGCACAACAGCGGCTATGGTTCATCGATCAGCTCGAGCCGGGCGGCTCTGTCTATAATTTCCCTGCCGCCGTCCGTCTCAAGGGACCACTCAACATGGCGGCGCTGAAGCAAAGTCTCGACGAAATCGTGAAGCGCCATGAAGCCCTGCGAACGACCTTTGCCATTGTGGATGGTCGCCCGGTTCAGGTTATCGCACCGCTTCTATCGTTGACGCTGCCGATAGTAGATTTGCGAGAGCTGCCTGAGCCCGAGCGGGAGAGCGAGGTCCAGCGGCTTGCGACCAACGAGGCGCGGCGGCCCTTCGATTTGGCCGAAGGTCCGCTCGTGCGGGCTACAGTGCTCCGGCTGGGTGAAGCCGAGCACGTCGGGCTGCTGACGATGCACCATATCGTTTCCGACGGGTGGTCAACCGGAATCCTGATCCGGGAGATGGCGGTACTCTACGATGCCTTTTGTTCCGATAGGCCCGCATCGCTGCCTGAGCTACCCATCCAATATGCAGATTTTGCTCATTGGCAGAGAATTTGGTTGCAGGACGAGGTCCTGGACACTCAGCTTGCCTATTGGAAGCACCAATTGCTTGGCGCGCCTCCGCTGCTCGAGGTCCTCACGGACCATCCGAGGCCGGCTCTACAGACCTTTCACGGTGCGCACCAAGCTATTCTATTGCCTAAGGCCTTGGGCGATGCGTTGAAGGCGTTAAGTCGCCAGGAAGGGGTTACTTTGTTCATGACCCTACTGGCGGCATTCCAACTTTTGTTGCACGGATACACGGATCAAGACGACGTCGTTGTAGGAACGCCAACCGCCAACCGTAACCGCCTGGAGATCGAAGGCCTAATAGGCTTTTTCGTAAACACGCTTGTTCTGCGCACTGACTTCTCCGACAATCCCACTTTCCGGAATCTATTACGCCGGGTACGTGAAGTGTGTCTGGGAGCGTATGCCCATCAGGACCTGCCCTTTGAGAGGCTGGTAGAGGAATTGCACCCGACGAGAGATTTAAGCCGCAACCCGCTCTTCCAGGTGATGTTCGTACTGCAGAATGCCTCGCTGCAGCCGGTGGAACTGCCGGGATTGAGCCTGAGCCCAGTAGAAGTGGACACCGGTACGACTCACTTTGACCTAACCATGCATATCGTGGACACCGATCAAGGTCTAGTCGGTACATTAGCATATAATACGGACCTCTTTGAGGCTGTCACTATTACACGTATGCTTGGTTGTTTTAGGACTCTACTGGAGGCCGTGGCCGCTACTCCCGAGCGACGCGTCTCGGACCTGCCCCTAATAACCGAAACAGAGCGACAACAACTACTGGTGGACTGGAACGATAACAGGGCTGATTGTCCGAAAGGGCTGTGTATCCATCAACTGTTTGAGGCGCAGGTCGCGCGAACACCTGACGCGACAGCGTTAGTACTTGAGAATCAGCAGCTGACGTACGACGAACTGAACCGCCGGGCCAATCAACTGGCGAATCATCTACGCCTTCTGGGAGTGCGCCCTGAGTTACCGGTGGCAATCTGCCTCAAGCCATCCGTGGAGATGGTCGTTGGACTGCTCGGCATTCTAAAGGCGGGCGGCGTCTACCTGCCGCTGGATCCAGCGTATCCGAAGGAACGGCTCGCTTTCATGTTGGAAGACGCCGAGGTCCCTGTAATCCTCACCCGGGAGGCGTTGCTGGTGGGATTGCCTGAACACCATGCAAAGGTGGTCTGTCTGGATTCAGATTCGGAGGTTATCACCCAGAGGAGTAAAGAAAACCCGGTCTGCTTAACCACGCCCGAGAATCTGGCTTATGTAATCTATACCTCAGGGTCGACCGGCCAGCCAAAGGGAGTCCTCGTTTCGCATGCTTCGATCGCGGCGCACTGCCTTAGTGTTCAACGGTACTACGAGCTGGATTCAAGCGATAAGGTGCTGCAGTTTGCCTCACTGAGTTTCGATGTATCATTGGAGCAAATGCTGCCTACCCTGATTGTCGGCGCTACCCTGGTTATGATGACTACCGACGTATGGCGTACTACGGCTTTTTACAAAGTGAGTTCTGAGTGCGGACTCACTGTGCTCAATATCCCAACCGGCTATTGGCAAGAATTGGCCAGAGAGTGGGCAGACGTCTCGGAGTTAGTTCCAAATATTCAGCCCAGGGTTTTCATCGTCGGTGGAGATACGATGCTGCCCGAGTTCCTCGACTTATGGCAGCGAACACCGATGAGTTCAATCCGTCTAATCAATGCCTACGGGCCGACGGAGACCACCATTACGGCAACTGCCTTTGAGGTCGCTTCACGGCTTCGCGAGCCCTCGGCTCTCCATAGGATTCCCATCGGCCGTCCCCTCACGAACCGGGAGACCTATATTTTGAACAAGTACGGTGATCCGGTTCCCGTTGGAGTTCCCGGTGAACTGTATATTGGCGGTGACTGCCTGGCTCGAGGTTATCTCAAGCGGCCCGATTTGACTGCGCGGAATTTCGTACCTAACCCCTTCAGCAGCGAGCCGGGAACGCGACTGTACAAGACGGGGGATCTCGCCCGCTATCTTTTCGACGGAAATATCGAGTTTTTGGGTCGAATTGATGATCAGGTGAAGATTCGCGGGTTCCGTATCGAACTCGGGGAGATCGAGGCAGCGCTTCGCCAACACCCTGCCGTGCGCGAGACTGTTGTCTTGGCTTGGGAAAATGCTCCCGGAGAGAAGAAGCTGGTGGCCTACGTGGTCGCCGAGGGGGAATCCCCGCCAACGGCTAGCGAGCTGCGGGTCTTTCTGAAGGAGAGGCTGCCCAACTATATGATGCCGGCGGTCTTCGTGCCGCTCGGTGCTTTGCCCTTGATGCGCAACGGGAAGGTAAACCGCAGCGCCCTGCCGGAGCCCGGGCGAGCACGCTTTGAACCGGGAAGGTCGTTCGTAGCGCCGCGCAACGCTTTGGAACGCCAGCTCACTAGTCTGTGGGAAGAGGTTTTGGGTATCAGGCCCATCGGCGTGACGGACAATTTCTTTGAGCTGGGAGGACACTCCCTTGCAGCCGTTCGTTTGTTCTCATTGATAGAAAAGAGACTGGGCAAGAAAGTTCCCTTAGCCACTGTATTTCAGGGAGCAACCGTTGAGCATCTAGCGAAGATTCTCCACCAGCACGCCAAAGTTCCGCCGCATTCATCTTTGGTGGCTATTCAACCGGGAGGTAACAGGCGGCCCTTCTTCTTGATACATCCGGCCGGTGGACATGTCTTCCCCTATGTTCACTTGGCGCACTACCTAGGGTCCAACCAGCCTTCTTATGGCCTACAAGCAAGAGGACTCGAGGAGGGGCAGGAACCACACGCGCGCATCGAAGACATGGCCGCTTATTACATCGAAGCGCTACGGACGGTGCAGCCGTGGGGTCCCTATCTTTTGGGCGGATGGTCCATGGGAGGCGTCGTAGCTCTCGAGATGGCTCAGCAGTTTCAGGCTCAGGGTCAGACGGTAGCTTTGTTAGCCTTACTGGATACTCGGATCCCAACTGCCGATGAGGAGCTCGACGATGAGGACTTTGACGCGCGCCTGCTGATCGATTTTGTCCGCTATTTCGGTCTTTCGCTCGACCTTCGCGATTCTCTCGCCCGCCTTCCAAAGCACGAACTGCTGGAGCGCGTCCTCGAGCACGCAAAAAGAGCCGGACTAATGCCCTCGGATATCGACGTTTCCCAAGCTCAGCCATTCATCGAACTCTGCAAAGCCGATTTTCGAGCCACCCAGAACTACGCACTGCATCGCTACCCAGGTCGAATCACGCTCTTCAAGGCTGGTCAGGAGCTTGCGGGAACCTCGTCAGACCCGGCCTTGGGTTGGAGCGACTGGGCTGCTGGAGGAGTTGACGTTCATATCGTTCCGGGTAATCACGCAACGATGGTTTACAAGCCTCACGTTGAAGTGTTGGCTGAGAAGCTACGGGCTTGCCTCGATCAGGCGCAAGCGACTGAAGGATGGTTTGCCGATGGGGCCAATCCACCGATAAGGTCAATGAAGGATGCAATATGA